The Benincasa hispida cultivar B227 chromosome 9, ASM972705v1, whole genome shotgun sequence genome has a segment encoding these proteins:
- the LOC120085270 gene encoding probable WRKY transcription factor 40 isoform X2, producing MDIFLDLNVDPNSSYANSTMDEAIHLTKRDQFEGESYGDKEKLSLSLANKGSDSSVTLEQELDRKIQENGKLSQMLRIMYEKYINLQKQVMYLLSNQKQNPEMEGVCSRKRRAEGEEDYENFEGICSTRDEDFNRWLKRPRLNGNSKVSKVFVQKDASDPSLVVKDGYQWRKYGQKVTRDNPSPRAYFKCSSAPNCPVKKKVQRSLEDPTILVATYEGEHSHASHFQTELSLRSINGGKSSAVPVLATIKPSCATVTLDLIHEDGLFKSPKDYVSAESAEAAVWQEFLVQQMASSLKKDPEFAGIVAGAISGKVLGNQTNRE from the exons atggataTTTTTTTGGACCTTAATGTGGATCCTAATTCTTCTTATGCTAATTCAACCATGGATGAGGCTATTCATTTAACA AAAAGAGATCAGTTTGAAGGAGAAAGCTATGGAGATAAAGAAAAACTCTCACTGAGCTTGGCAAATAAG GGAAGTGATTCAAGCGTGACATTGGAACAAGAGTTGGATAGAAAAATCCAAGAGAATGGGAAGCTAAGTCAAATGCTAAGAATAATGTATGAGAAATACATTAATCTTCAGAAGCAAGTGATGTATTTGTTGAGCAACCAAAAGCAAAACCCAGAAATGGAAGGTGTTTGTTCAAGGAAGAGAAGGgcagaaggagaagaagattaTGAGAACTTTGAAGGGATTTGCAGCACAAGAGATGAAGATTTCAACAGGTGGCTTAAGAGGCCAAGACTAAATGGAAACTCAAAAGTTTCTAAGGTTTTTGTGCAAAAAGATGCATCAGATCCAAGCTTG GTGGTGAAAGATGGGTATCAATGGAGGAAGTATGGGCAAAAAGTCACAAGAGACAACCCTTCTCCAAGAGCTTACTTCAAATGCTCCTCTGCACCAAATTGTCCTGTCAAAAAGAAG gTGCAAAGAAGTTTGGAAGATCCAACAATTTTGGTGGCCACATACGAAGGAGAACACAGCCATGCCAGCCATTTTCAAACTGAGCTTTCTTTAAGGTCTATCAATGGCGGGAAAAGTAGCGCAGTCCCGGTCTTAGCGACGATCAAGCCGTCGTGCGCCACCGTGACCCTCGATTTGATTCACGAAGACGGACTGTTTAAGAGTCCTAAAGATTACGTGTCGGCGGAGTCGGCGGAGGCAGCGGTCTGGCAAGAGTTTTTGGTACAACAAATGGCCTCTTCTTTGAAGAAGGATCCTGAATTTGCTGGCATTGTTGCTGGTGCCATTTCAGGCAAGGTTTTGGGGAACCAAACAAACAGAGAATAA
- the LOC120085270 gene encoding probable WRKY transcription factor 40 isoform X1 has product MDIFLDLNVDPNSSYANSTMDEAIHLTQKRDQFEGESYGDKEKLSLSLANKGSDSSVTLEQELDRKIQENGKLSQMLRIMYEKYINLQKQVMYLLSNQKQNPEMEGVCSRKRRAEGEEDYENFEGICSTRDEDFNRWLKRPRLNGNSKVSKVFVQKDASDPSLVVKDGYQWRKYGQKVTRDNPSPRAYFKCSSAPNCPVKKKVQRSLEDPTILVATYEGEHSHASHFQTELSLRSINGGKSSAVPVLATIKPSCATVTLDLIHEDGLFKSPKDYVSAESAEAAVWQEFLVQQMASSLKKDPEFAGIVAGAISGKVLGNQTNRE; this is encoded by the exons atggataTTTTTTTGGACCTTAATGTGGATCCTAATTCTTCTTATGCTAATTCAACCATGGATGAGGCTATTCATTTAACA cagAAAAGAGATCAGTTTGAAGGAGAAAGCTATGGAGATAAAGAAAAACTCTCACTGAGCTTGGCAAATAAG GGAAGTGATTCAAGCGTGACATTGGAACAAGAGTTGGATAGAAAAATCCAAGAGAATGGGAAGCTAAGTCAAATGCTAAGAATAATGTATGAGAAATACATTAATCTTCAGAAGCAAGTGATGTATTTGTTGAGCAACCAAAAGCAAAACCCAGAAATGGAAGGTGTTTGTTCAAGGAAGAGAAGGgcagaaggagaagaagattaTGAGAACTTTGAAGGGATTTGCAGCACAAGAGATGAAGATTTCAACAGGTGGCTTAAGAGGCCAAGACTAAATGGAAACTCAAAAGTTTCTAAGGTTTTTGTGCAAAAAGATGCATCAGATCCAAGCTTG GTGGTGAAAGATGGGTATCAATGGAGGAAGTATGGGCAAAAAGTCACAAGAGACAACCCTTCTCCAAGAGCTTACTTCAAATGCTCCTCTGCACCAAATTGTCCTGTCAAAAAGAAG gTGCAAAGAAGTTTGGAAGATCCAACAATTTTGGTGGCCACATACGAAGGAGAACACAGCCATGCCAGCCATTTTCAAACTGAGCTTTCTTTAAGGTCTATCAATGGCGGGAAAAGTAGCGCAGTCCCGGTCTTAGCGACGATCAAGCCGTCGTGCGCCACCGTGACCCTCGATTTGATTCACGAAGACGGACTGTTTAAGAGTCCTAAAGATTACGTGTCGGCGGAGTCGGCGGAGGCAGCGGTCTGGCAAGAGTTTTTGGTACAACAAATGGCCTCTTCTTTGAAGAAGGATCCTGAATTTGCTGGCATTGTTGCTGGTGCCATTTCAGGCAAGGTTTTGGGGAACCAAACAAACAGAGAATAA